In Gimesia benthica, a single window of DNA contains:
- a CDS encoding DUF1501 domain-containing protein, producing the protein MKFNLHSRTHSQHAFTAFNPLVPEGLVVQSRRNMLKASLAGLAGLTVPNLLRASDSLLSEGKSSLPKKSIILLWMTGGPSHIDTWDPKPDRPIQNRGPFGVTQTNVPGITITDRLPKQAAMMDRFTLIRSVDPKMSSHQPNQVMQTANLLATPRTNRKGDKYPAMASIVAKHHGSNHPGMPPYVAFMKHDSHIAWGGYLGKQYDPFIANDAADLPVYDMVGKDTGGMSGGKMFQFAPGLSFERMKSRRDLMLQFDNLRSDIDQAGSMNAIDSYSQRAYNMVLGKRVQQAFDLSQESAETRDRYGKHLWCQQALLARRLVEAGSSFVTLDLSYHTASGTWDNHGDNIPPYGGIKNGLGPLLPLFDHLLTTLVLDLEERGRLDDTLVIAMGEFGRSPMSGTQGSTDGRNHWPVVMSMCMAGGGLNHGQVIGASENDGSNIKHRPVRPGDLAATIYRYMGVPLDTHYVDDKGRPIPVIENGAPIHELF; encoded by the coding sequence ATGAAGTTCAATCTACATTCGCGCACACATTCACAGCATGCATTTACCGCTTTTAACCCGCTGGTACCGGAAGGTCTGGTCGTTCAAAGTCGGCGGAATATGCTCAAAGCCTCGCTGGCAGGCTTGGCAGGTCTGACTGTACCGAACTTGTTGCGTGCTTCTGATTCTCTGCTCTCAGAAGGTAAATCTTCACTCCCCAAGAAGAGTATCATCCTGCTCTGGATGACTGGCGGGCCCAGCCACATCGATACCTGGGATCCCAAACCGGATCGTCCGATTCAGAACCGGGGACCGTTTGGTGTCACTCAGACCAATGTCCCGGGTATTACGATTACCGATCGACTCCCTAAACAGGCAGCCATGATGGATCGCTTTACGCTGATCCGCTCCGTCGATCCCAAGATGAGCAGCCATCAACCCAACCAGGTCATGCAGACCGCCAATCTGCTGGCAACGCCGCGTACAAATCGCAAAGGTGACAAATACCCGGCGATGGCTTCCATCGTCGCCAAGCATCATGGCTCAAATCATCCCGGGATGCCCCCCTACGTCGCCTTCATGAAACACGATTCTCATATAGCATGGGGAGGCTATCTCGGCAAACAGTATGATCCCTTCATCGCCAACGATGCCGCCGACCTGCCCGTGTACGACATGGTTGGTAAAGACACCGGCGGAATGAGTGGCGGCAAGATGTTCCAGTTCGCTCCCGGCCTGTCCTTTGAGCGTATGAAAAGTCGACGCGATCTGATGCTGCAGTTCGACAATCTGCGCAGCGATATCGATCAGGCGGGATCCATGAACGCCATCGACAGTTACAGTCAGCGTGCCTACAACATGGTCCTCGGAAAGCGGGTACAACAGGCATTTGATCTGTCACAAGAGTCGGCTGAAACACGCGACCGTTACGGCAAGCACCTTTGGTGCCAGCAGGCGTTGCTCGCACGACGACTGGTGGAAGCTGGCAGTTCGTTCGTCACCCTCGACCTGAGCTATCATACCGCTTCCGGAACCTGGGATAACCACGGCGATAATATTCCTCCCTACGGTGGCATTAAGAACGGGCTGGGGCCACTGCTCCCACTGTTCGACCATCTGTTGACCACCCTTGTTCTCGATCTCGAAGAACGAGGCCGACTGGATGATACCCTGGTGATTGCCATGGGCGAGTTCGGACGATCCCCCATGTCGGGAACTCAGGGCAGCACCGATGGGCGCAACCACTGGCCGGTCGTCATGTCTATGTGCATGGCAGGTGGAGGTCTGAATCATGGTCAGGTGATCGGAGCCAGCGAAAATGATGGCAGTAACATCAAGCATCGGCCCGTTCGTCCGGGCGATCTGGCTGCCACCATTTACCGCTACATGGGTGTCCCCCTCGACACGCATTATGTCGATGACAAAGGACGGCCGATCCCCGTAATCGAGAATGGTGCTCCGATTCACGAATTGTTTTGA
- a CDS encoding FAD-dependent oxidoreductase, whose translation MKKKIVLLCWLLCFFSKNSLFAQQAEEQTDLLIVGGTESGWAAAIQAARLGVKSITLVLDGDWLGGQYTEQALACVDENKGPGKVGWGVDWHPMKRSFHRSGLFKELMDRIEAFNTQKYGSPMPGRPFHGPSTFRPAEAEAIFRELLQPYIQSGQIRLITRHYPVKADIDRRGTHPRLTGLWFAPVGTETPDLHVRARLTIDASDWGEAIQVAGAAFEIGADPQSRYGEPSAPLTLKDYPPNEMNPITWAMIVEESDGDTPIPKPERYDDRCFVRTSKLSFAEMKHLEWDRPLKKMGSIPHWPPAGQASPRQLSVFTVRRIVDGYTSKHHKTSILLNYMLGQDYPLERLPHHVSEALEATEPGASMKNIVLMNRRQREIIFDDAKRHSLCLLYHLQNFVHDRADDQTNSFRHFHLSEEFNTPDQLPPKPYIRESLRLKAMYMMREQDGRNMDGPTKKFARERFSHVMYPDGLFAWQFHYDFHRTGRTYLKSEGNRGPWIDYEKPGRNTSLVSDRSLFPLRSLVPVEMDGLLGAQKNVGYSSIVSAAIRLHDQCIAIGQAAGATAAVSLKEQVQPREIPYNRRQLERVRHALCGESETGMAVLIWPFRDLAPAHPAFVAVNRLAAREALPLKVREVDFRPDQPATPEWRAATMELTMKTLQEPDLILSLPDNLSRGEFCQKLWSAIQGVPIRPYQRLTPDDADGDGIADADDPSLFTPGEPLQWMPEKLTTDQDGLLEKNFSNRARKFNFAGSKTPAISGFEADHGLPFKESRGFGWQQDLSRNVRERKQVPEAYRDTFIFTRSHATWECVLPRGSYRVTVCVGDAGHEQVGQWVTVEGNPLIEDRATVSGAFHEQSTTVDVSDGRLTVEIGKTGSTTNTCLNWIVLEPAP comes from the coding sequence ATGAAAAAGAAGATCGTGCTCCTCTGCTGGTTACTCTGTTTTTTTTCAAAAAATTCCCTGTTCGCTCAACAGGCCGAAGAGCAAACCGATTTATTGATTGTCGGTGGAACGGAATCAGGATGGGCGGCGGCCATTCAGGCGGCAAGACTCGGGGTGAAATCCATTACCCTCGTTCTGGATGGAGACTGGCTGGGCGGCCAGTACACAGAACAGGCGCTCGCCTGTGTCGACGAAAACAAAGGGCCGGGTAAAGTTGGCTGGGGCGTTGACTGGCATCCGATGAAACGCTCCTTCCACCGCAGTGGCCTGTTCAAAGAACTGATGGATCGGATCGAAGCTTTCAACACACAAAAATACGGCTCTCCCATGCCGGGACGCCCGTTCCATGGACCTTCCACATTTCGCCCCGCCGAAGCTGAAGCCATCTTTCGCGAACTGCTCCAGCCCTACATCCAAAGTGGCCAGATTCGACTGATTACCCGCCATTATCCCGTCAAGGCAGACATCGACCGGAGAGGAACTCATCCCCGGTTGACAGGTCTCTGGTTTGCACCGGTCGGGACAGAAACACCTGACCTGCACGTGAGGGCCAGGCTGACGATTGACGCTTCTGACTGGGGAGAAGCAATCCAGGTTGCCGGCGCCGCATTCGAAATTGGAGCCGACCCGCAATCACGGTACGGAGAACCGAGTGCTCCCCTGACTCTGAAGGATTACCCGCCCAATGAAATGAATCCGATCACCTGGGCCATGATCGTAGAAGAATCGGACGGCGATACCCCGATTCCCAAACCCGAACGCTACGATGATCGCTGTTTCGTAAGAACATCCAAACTGAGTTTCGCGGAGATGAAACATCTCGAATGGGATCGCCCCCTCAAAAAAATGGGCTCCATCCCCCACTGGCCGCCCGCCGGACAGGCTTCCCCCCGCCAGCTCTCTGTCTTCACAGTCCGACGAATCGTGGACGGCTATACCAGTAAACATCATAAAACCAGTATTCTCCTGAATTATATGCTGGGCCAGGACTACCCCCTCGAACGACTTCCGCACCACGTCAGCGAAGCTCTGGAAGCAACCGAACCAGGGGCTTCCATGAAGAACATTGTGCTGATGAACCGTCGCCAGAGAGAGATTATTTTTGATGACGCGAAACGGCATTCGCTCTGCCTGCTGTATCACTTGCAGAATTTCGTTCATGATCGTGCAGACGACCAGACCAATAGTTTCAGGCACTTCCACTTGAGTGAAGAATTCAACACGCCCGACCAGCTGCCCCCCAAACCTTATATTCGCGAATCACTGCGTCTGAAAGCCATGTACATGATGCGTGAGCAGGATGGCCGTAATATGGACGGCCCGACCAAGAAATTCGCTCGCGAACGGTTCTCCCATGTCATGTATCCGGATGGGCTGTTCGCCTGGCAGTTCCATTACGACTTCCACCGTACCGGACGTACCTACTTGAAATCCGAGGGGAACAGAGGCCCCTGGATCGACTATGAGAAACCGGGCCGGAACACGAGCCTGGTCAGCGATCGCAGCCTGTTTCCCCTGCGGAGTCTGGTTCCTGTGGAAATGGACGGCTTGCTCGGCGCACAGAAAAATGTTGGCTACAGCAGTATTGTGAGTGCCGCGATTCGTCTGCACGATCAGTGCATCGCCATTGGTCAGGCAGCAGGTGCGACTGCTGCTGTCTCTTTGAAAGAGCAGGTCCAGCCACGCGAAATCCCCTACAACCGTCGACAGTTGGAACGGGTGCGGCATGCACTTTGTGGGGAATCGGAGACCGGTATGGCAGTTTTAATCTGGCCGTTCCGCGATCTGGCTCCGGCACATCCGGCTTTTGTGGCCGTCAATCGACTCGCTGCCCGCGAGGCTCTCCCCCTCAAGGTCCGTGAAGTCGACTTCCGACCAGACCAACCCGCAACTCCCGAGTGGCGTGCAGCCACGATGGAGCTGACGATGAAGACACTGCAGGAACCCGACCTGATTCTGTCACTTCCAGACAACCTTTCACGAGGAGAATTCTGTCAAAAACTCTGGTCTGCCATTCAAGGAGTTCCCATCCGTCCCTACCAACGGCTTACACCAGACGACGCCGATGGGGACGGTATCGCGGATGCCGATGATCCCTCCCTTTTCACTCCAGGCGAACCACTGCAATGGATGCCTGAAAAACTGACCACCGACCAGGATGGCCTGCTGGAAAAAAACTTTTCAAACCGGGCTCGTAAATTCAACTTTGCCGGCAGCAAGACACCTGCCATCTCCGGATTTGAAGCCGATCATGGGTTGCCTTTCAAAGAGTCCCGGGGTTTTGGTTGGCAACAGGATCTGAGCAGGAATGTGCGCGAACGAAAGCAGGTTCCGGAAGCCTATCGAGACACATTTATTTTCACACGGAGTCATGCCACCTGGGAATGCGTACTCCCTCGAGGCAGTTATCGCGTTACTGTTTGTGTCGGAGATGCCGGCCACGAACAGGTCGGGCAATGGGTCACGGTAGAAGGCAACCCGCTCATCGAGGACCGGGCCACAGTCAGTGGAGCATTTCATGAGCAGAGCACAACTGTCGATGTTTCCGATGGCCGACTGACGGTCGAAATCGGAAAGACTGGCTCAACAACAAACACCTGTCTGAACTGGATTGTGCTCGAACCAGCCCCATAA
- a CDS encoding DUF1559 domain-containing protein produces MSKMQRPKRGFTLIELLVVIAIIAILIALLLPAVQQAREAARRSQCKNNLKQLGLALHNYHETFSVLPPAHIGRCTTPRLMATGLTMLLPYLDQAPLYNMYNSSGSATTHSSISTGGGALSAGDDPVTNGNAAVVKTLVTVFLCPSDDGTYFIPSATSSYGISATNTGTGGAKTNYDFITISPYNSCENWTLTAPTSRCMFGDNSKCRLDDVKDGTSNTLMMGETTRTVYNGGTNAWGYRGHVMVGLNLVSYPINRFYYSSASPPEQPRGKLGSWAYSGSLHTGGAHFLLADGSVHFLSENIDTTTRQNLARMSDGNVIGEW; encoded by the coding sequence ATGTCTAAGATGCAAAGGCCAAAACGGGGTTTTACCTTGATCGAATTGCTGGTGGTCATCGCCATTATTGCAATTCTGATTGCCCTTCTGTTACCTGCTGTACAGCAGGCCCGTGAGGCAGCCAGAAGATCCCAGTGTAAAAACAACTTGAAGCAGCTCGGACTGGCACTGCACAATTACCATGAAACATTTTCGGTTCTGCCCCCGGCGCACATTGGACGTTGTACGACTCCCCGGCTCATGGCTACCGGTCTGACCATGTTGCTGCCTTATTTAGATCAGGCTCCCTTGTACAATATGTACAACTCCAGTGGTTCTGCTACGACTCACTCCAGTATTTCTACTGGTGGGGGCGCACTTTCCGCAGGTGATGACCCCGTGACCAACGGAAATGCCGCTGTGGTCAAAACACTGGTCACTGTCTTCCTCTGCCCGTCCGATGATGGGACTTACTTCATTCCTTCCGCTACCAGCAGCTATGGTATTTCTGCTACGAATACCGGAACAGGGGGCGCTAAGACCAACTACGATTTCATTACCATTTCCCCTTACAACTCCTGCGAAAACTGGACTCTGACCGCACCAACCAGCCGCTGCATGTTTGGCGACAACAGTAAGTGCCGATTGGATGATGTCAAAGACGGGACGAGTAACACCCTGATGATGGGCGAAACCACCCGTACTGTTTATAACGGCGGAACTAACGCCTGGGGATACCGTGGACACGTAATGGTCGGTCTGAATCTTGTTTCTTACCCGATCAACCGCTTCTATTACTCATCTGCCTCACCTCCGGAACAGCCCCGTGGAAAACTGGGAAGCTGGGCATACTCCGGAAGTCTGCACACTGGTGGTGCTCACTTCCTGCTGGCAGATGGTTCGGTTCACTTTCTCAGTGAGAACATTGACACTACTACCCGCCAGAATCTGGCACGTATGTCTGATGGCAATGTCATCGGAGAATGGTAA
- a CDS encoding carboxypeptidase regulatory-like domain-containing protein — protein sequence MLQRISLCLAVCGLLVGLSGCGSGAEEKPLPNTVPVTGAVTMKGKPLVSATVTFVPQGETKGVECVGFTDEAGKYQLKQIRGGEGAPPGSYKVVINHFVKGDGSPIKIDGSEPPANLGAVESLPIQYSSFLDSKLTAQVSDAGGEFNFDLK from the coding sequence ATGTTACAGCGTATCAGCTTATGTCTGGCAGTCTGCGGTCTCCTGGTGGGGCTGTCGGGCTGCGGCAGCGGTGCTGAAGAAAAGCCGCTACCGAACACTGTGCCTGTTACAGGTGCAGTAACTATGAAGGGCAAACCACTGGTCTCGGCGACAGTCACGTTCGTCCCGCAGGGAGAGACTAAGGGGGTGGAATGCGTTGGCTTTACTGATGAAGCCGGTAAGTACCAGCTGAAACAGATCCGAGGTGGCGAAGGAGCTCCTCCGGGCAGCTATAAAGTGGTGATCAATCACTTCGTGAAGGGAGACGGTTCTCCTATCAAGATTGATGGCTCTGAGCCCCCGGCGAACCTCGGTGCTGTTGAATCACTGCCGATTCAATACAGTAGCTTTCTTGACTCAAAACTGACTGCTCAGGTGAGCGATGCAGGAGGCGAGTTCAATTTTGATCTGAAGTAG
- a CDS encoding CRTAC1 family protein, with product MIRNKVILLLTLLASQGCNSQPSGTTETPQTEVNPPAETTLDQTSSSPDLSPFRFTDITQTSGVDFTYYGNPSPQHYMVEQNGGGVACFDYDQDGQLDLFFSNGSHFDQPAGKAGQTNQLYRATGQSGKTLQYTPVAAHAGVNTSGFGMGTACGDFDNDGFVDLYLCAYGKNTFWQNNGDGTFTDITGQTDTGDAKHWGTSAAFGDLDGDGDLDLYVTNYVEYAESDPPCYTTLNGRRIKISCGPIGRTAEPDVLFQNVGDGSFSDQSTATGITRPEAGKGLAVQIVDLDGDGLLDIFVANDMTDNFFFRNQGDFKFEEEALIQGVAVGDNGMPQSSMGIACADYNRNGRFDLFVTNFENSPNDFYEQIDSGIFLTSNTRLGLDTNSRPKLAFGTITADFNLDQWPDLFIANGHIWDLNDGQTEHEYEMTQQIYLNQQGRRFVDVSKESGPYFQQQVLGRSVAAGDLDNDGDTDLVCLPELKPATLLRNDSPRTGNSVRVKLIGTSSVREPLGVTLKATINGVEQIYCVPAGGSFQASSDSRVLIPTGDAKQIERLTVVWPDGKSEHWKQIPVEPQVTLIQGNH from the coding sequence ATGATTCGCAATAAGGTCATCCTGCTACTGACTCTCCTGGCATCGCAAGGTTGTAACAGTCAGCCTTCAGGCACTACTGAGACTCCTCAGACCGAAGTTAATCCCCCTGCAGAAACCACCCTTGATCAAACATCTTCCTCACCAGATTTGAGTCCATTTCGCTTCACAGACATCACACAGACCAGCGGCGTCGACTTCACTTATTATGGAAATCCCAGCCCTCAACATTACATGGTGGAGCAGAATGGAGGGGGTGTCGCCTGCTTTGACTATGATCAGGACGGACAACTGGACCTGTTCTTTTCCAACGGCTCTCACTTTGATCAACCTGCAGGCAAAGCAGGACAGACGAATCAACTGTATCGCGCAACGGGCCAGTCTGGGAAAACCCTGCAATACACGCCCGTAGCAGCCCACGCGGGAGTGAATACCAGTGGATTCGGTATGGGAACCGCCTGTGGTGACTTTGACAACGATGGCTTTGTCGATCTTTATCTTTGTGCTTATGGGAAAAATACGTTCTGGCAGAATAACGGCGATGGCACTTTCACTGACATTACAGGGCAGACAGACACAGGAGATGCCAAACACTGGGGAACCAGTGCCGCCTTTGGTGACCTGGATGGTGACGGCGATCTCGATCTTTATGTCACAAATTACGTGGAATACGCAGAGTCAGATCCTCCCTGCTACACTACTTTGAATGGCAGGCGGATCAAAATTTCCTGTGGTCCCATCGGTCGTACTGCGGAGCCGGACGTTCTGTTTCAAAATGTCGGCGATGGCAGTTTTTCCGATCAATCCACGGCTACGGGAATCACCAGACCGGAAGCCGGAAAGGGACTCGCAGTACAGATTGTCGATCTGGACGGCGATGGTCTGCTCGATATTTTTGTCGCCAACGACATGACAGACAATTTCTTTTTCCGAAATCAAGGTGACTTCAAGTTCGAGGAAGAGGCGTTAATCCAGGGAGTCGCTGTGGGGGATAACGGCATGCCGCAATCATCGATGGGAATCGCCTGTGCCGACTATAACCGAAACGGCCGTTTCGACCTGTTTGTCACCAACTTTGAGAATTCCCCCAATGATTTCTACGAGCAGATTGATTCCGGTATTTTCCTGACCAGCAATACACGCCTGGGCCTGGATACGAATTCCCGCCCCAAGCTGGCATTCGGAACAATTACCGCTGATTTCAATCTCGACCAGTGGCCCGACCTGTTCATCGCCAATGGACACATCTGGGACCTGAACGATGGTCAGACAGAGCATGAATACGAAATGACACAGCAGATTTATCTGAATCAACAGGGGCGGCGATTTGTGGATGTCTCTAAAGAGTCGGGCCCCTATTTCCAGCAACAGGTTCTCGGACGCTCTGTGGCTGCTGGGGATCTGGACAATGATGGAGATACAGATCTGGTATGCTTACCCGAACTGAAACCAGCGACACTTTTACGGAACGACAGTCCCCGCACTGGAAACAGTGTGCGCGTCAAACTTATTGGAACCAGCTCAGTAAGAGAGCCCCTCGGGGTGACGCTGAAAGCGACTATTAATGGTGTCGAACAGATATACTGTGTGCCGGCAGGGGGCAGCTTTCAGGCTTCCAGCGACTCACGTGTACTCATTCCCACAGGAGATGCCAAACAGATTGAACGCCTGACCGTCGTCTGGCCCGATGGAAAGTCGGAACACTGGAAACAGATACCAGTTGAGCCACAGGTCACCTTGATCCAGGGAAACCATTGA
- a CDS encoding tetratricopeptide repeat protein encodes MIFNPVPALFAEEQLLRKRLIILIAIFCLFFLIWIVSPRSSQPDPAQADEIIQTAERLLAEQQRPEAIDMLLNLLEVAPDNQKATFLLGHCYYQQKYYEQAANQFGSILPESEYYQPALLNSAKAYLKSARMEQAEQALKQFLHNAPASPSVITELQWLYFNQFRVREAKRLLTEALPLSENPYPLLYHLLQIEYFPPIAQESISLLKRINDAEPGQASIVLALGYCYWKLGETAQARELIEQSLTINPIRLETILTAADFYLETGDLEKSRKLLQPEKDYPTELQQQLQQDDRWHFLKSRIHFQNDDLPQSLEEIQLALKLNPSEIKYLQHRGSVYQASGEYESAQKQFKQTKIMARSYQELYKFVASGALDEPSKEDCQRIAAHLEMLGKTQQARLWKNIAASM; translated from the coding sequence TTGATATTTAATCCAGTTCCAGCTTTATTTGCAGAAGAGCAACTCTTGCGGAAACGACTTATTATACTGATCGCTATCTTTTGCCTGTTCTTTTTGATCTGGATAGTCTCCCCGAGAAGTTCACAGCCTGATCCAGCTCAGGCAGATGAAATTATTCAGACTGCAGAGCGTCTGCTTGCTGAACAACAGCGGCCGGAAGCCATAGATATGCTTCTGAATCTGCTGGAAGTCGCTCCAGATAATCAAAAAGCCACATTTCTACTGGGCCATTGTTACTATCAGCAGAAATACTACGAGCAGGCAGCCAATCAGTTTGGAAGTATTTTACCTGAGTCTGAGTATTATCAGCCTGCCTTGTTGAATTCTGCAAAAGCATATCTGAAATCGGCCAGAATGGAGCAGGCAGAGCAAGCACTCAAACAGTTCCTGCACAACGCACCTGCATCTCCATCAGTAATCACGGAATTACAATGGCTTTATTTTAACCAGTTCAGAGTAAGAGAAGCGAAAAGGCTATTGACTGAAGCATTGCCGCTCTCCGAAAATCCGTATCCTTTACTTTACCATTTATTACAAATCGAATATTTTCCTCCTATCGCTCAGGAATCGATCAGTCTGCTGAAACGCATTAATGATGCAGAACCGGGGCAGGCTTCAATCGTACTGGCGCTGGGATATTGCTACTGGAAGCTGGGTGAGACAGCGCAGGCCCGTGAGTTGATCGAGCAGTCGCTGACCATCAACCCAATTCGTCTGGAAACAATTCTCACCGCAGCTGACTTTTACCTGGAAACTGGTGATCTGGAAAAAAGTCGAAAGCTGCTGCAACCAGAAAAAGACTACCCAACTGAACTCCAGCAGCAATTACAGCAGGACGACCGCTGGCACTTTCTGAAAAGTCGTATCCACTTTCAAAACGATGACCTGCCTCAGTCGCTGGAAGAAATACAGCTGGCACTCAAGCTTAATCCTTCTGAAATTAAATATCTGCAGCATCGCGGCAGCGTGTATCAAGCTTCCGGAGAATATGAGTCAGCTCAAAAACAGTTTAAACAGACTAAAATAATGGCACGGAGCTATCAGGAGTTATACAAGTTTGTTGCAAGTGGAGCCCTGGACGAGCCTAGCAAAGAAGATTGTCAGCGGATCGCCGCCCATCTGGAGATGCTGGGAAAAACTCAACAAGCCCGGTTATGGAAAAATATTGCTGCTTCGATGTGA
- a CDS encoding IS256 family transposase, producing the protein MAHQQQSNNILDAVQLLADHGFDEMSQALQILFNEAMKLERSEYLGAEPYQRSVTRRSYANGFKPKSFQSRLGKLELQVPQTRDGDFYPSALERGERSERALKLAIAEMYVQGVSTRKVAKITTELCGFDVTSTQVSRAAKLLDEELETWRNRPLGQVEYLILDARYEKVRVEGSVRDCAVLIAIGVLASGHRSVLGVSVSLSEAEVHWREFLGSLNQRGLHGVKLIVSDAHEGLKAARQNMLAGTPWQRCQFHLMQNAMQYVPKVHLRKQVSDELRNIFNARDLDDALNELKRFVSTHEKTAPKLASWAEENILEGLTVFTIPAGHRKRMRTTNMLERQNKELKRRTRVAGLFPNEESLLRLVTAVLVELSDDWETGMRYLTI; encoded by the coding sequence ATGGCCCACCAACAACAATCTAACAACATTCTCGACGCTGTCCAGCTCCTGGCCGATCATGGATTCGATGAAATGTCGCAAGCACTCCAGATCCTGTTCAACGAAGCGATGAAGCTGGAACGTTCCGAATACCTCGGTGCCGAACCGTATCAACGCAGCGTAACACGCCGTTCTTATGCCAACGGTTTCAAGCCAAAATCATTTCAAAGTCGCCTCGGAAAGCTGGAACTGCAAGTGCCCCAGACACGCGATGGCGACTTTTATCCCTCTGCACTGGAACGCGGCGAACGGAGTGAACGCGCACTGAAGCTGGCAATCGCTGAAATGTATGTTCAAGGCGTCTCTACCCGTAAGGTCGCCAAAATCACCACCGAACTCTGTGGATTTGATGTCACCAGTACACAGGTCAGTCGGGCAGCGAAACTGCTCGACGAAGAGCTGGAAACGTGGCGTAATCGACCGCTGGGGCAGGTGGAATACCTGATCCTCGACGCCCGCTATGAAAAAGTTCGCGTGGAAGGCAGCGTGCGGGACTGTGCCGTGCTGATTGCGATCGGCGTCCTGGCCAGCGGTCATCGGAGCGTACTCGGAGTGTCTGTGTCGCTCTCCGAAGCCGAAGTCCATTGGCGTGAATTCCTGGGTTCACTCAACCAGCGCGGACTGCATGGCGTGAAGCTGATCGTCAGTGATGCACACGAAGGCCTGAAAGCGGCACGACAGAACATGCTCGCTGGCACGCCCTGGCAGCGTTGCCAGTTTCATTTGATGCAAAACGCGATGCAATACGTTCCCAAGGTTCATTTGCGCAAACAGGTGAGCGATGAATTACGCAATATCTTTAATGCCAGAGACCTGGATGATGCGCTGAATGAACTGAAACGGTTCGTTTCCACTCATGAAAAAACAGCTCCGAAACTGGCGAGTTGGGCGGAAGAAAACATCCTGGAAGGACTGACCGTATTTACCATCCCTGCCGGTCATCGCAAGCGGATGCGAACCACAAACATGCTCGAACGGCAGAATAAGGAATTAAAACGGCGTACCCGCGTAGCGGGACTGTTTCCCAATGAGGAGTCGTTGCTGAGGCTGGTGACCGCGGTCCTGGTGGAACTCAGCGACGACTGGGAAACCGGCATGAGATACCTGACAATTTAA